In Prosthecomicrobium sp. N25, one DNA window encodes the following:
- the cobO gene encoding cob(I)yrinic acid a,c-diamide adenosyltransferase has protein sequence MTETPDDEARHRAKMQKRKAVQDAEVAGKTIAEKGLLIVNTGPGKGKSTAAFGLVLRALGHGWPVGVVQFIKGAWETGERRALERFPDLVRWHTMGEGFTWETQDKARDIAAARRAFDKAKELMADPALRLVVLDELNIALRYDYLPLDEVVETLRGRRPDLHVVVTGRNAKPELIEAADLVTEMTLVKHHFAAGVKAQQGIEF, from the coding sequence ATGACCGAGACCCCCGACGACGAAGCCCGCCATCGGGCCAAGATGCAGAAGCGCAAGGCCGTCCAGGACGCCGAGGTGGCCGGCAAGACGATCGCCGAGAAGGGGCTCCTGATCGTCAACACCGGCCCCGGCAAGGGCAAGTCGACGGCAGCCTTCGGACTCGTCCTGCGCGCCCTCGGCCATGGCTGGCCGGTCGGCGTCGTGCAGTTCATCAAGGGCGCCTGGGAGACCGGCGAGCGCCGCGCCCTGGAGCGGTTCCCGGACCTAGTCCGCTGGCACACCATGGGCGAAGGCTTCACCTGGGAAACCCAGGACAAGGCCCGCGACATCGCCGCCGCCCGCCGGGCCTTCGACAAGGCCAAGGAACTGATGGCCGATCCGGCCCTGCGCCTCGTCGTCCTCGACGAGCTCAACATCGCGCTGCGCTACGACTACCTCCCTCTCGACGAGGTGGTCGAGACCCTGCGCGGCCGGCGTCCGGACCTGCACGTGGTCGTCACCGGGCGCAACGCGAAGCCGGAGCTGATTGAGGCCGCCGATCTCGTCACCGAGATGACCCTGGTCAAGCATCACTTCGCGGCCGGCGTGAAGGCGCAGCAGGGCATCGAGTTCTGA
- the cobD gene encoding threonine-phosphate decarboxylase CobD, protein MSAAGRGAPIHHGGNLDAARAAFPGAPEPWIDLSTGINPVPYPIPPIPPEAWTRLPGRAGLAALEETARRAYGADAATAVVAGPGTQALIQRLPELVPGRSVAVLGPTYQEHGAAWRAAGRAVSTVRDPDALAAADVAVLVNPNNPDGRLLPPAILQDLAARLAARGGLLVVDEAFMDVVRPAASLLPGRPANALVLRSFGKAYGLAGVRLGFALGPDALVEGLRAALGPWAVPGPAIAVGRAALSDSAWLEAAVSRLARDAARLDALLGPAGFEVVGGSALYRLARSPDAPALRVRLGGAGILVRRFEDPSLLRFGMPGDESAWTRLAAALKGPPRTEIS, encoded by the coding sequence ATGTCCGCGGCCGGCCGGGGCGCGCCGATCCACCATGGCGGCAATCTCGATGCGGCCCGCGCCGCCTTCCCGGGCGCGCCCGAACCCTGGATCGACCTGTCGACCGGCATCAATCCGGTGCCCTATCCCATCCCGCCGATCCCGCCCGAGGCCTGGACGCGCCTGCCCGGCCGTGCCGGACTGGCGGCCCTGGAGGAGACCGCCCGCCGGGCCTACGGCGCCGACGCGGCGACCGCCGTGGTCGCCGGCCCGGGCACGCAGGCGCTCATCCAGCGCCTGCCCGAGCTCGTCCCGGGCCGCTCGGTCGCCGTCCTCGGGCCGACCTACCAGGAGCACGGGGCCGCCTGGCGTGCCGCCGGCCGCGCCGTCTCGACGGTGCGCGACCCCGACGCCCTGGCGGCGGCCGACGTAGCCGTCCTGGTCAACCCGAACAATCCGGACGGGCGCCTGCTCCCGCCCGCTATCCTGCAGGACCTCGCCGCCCGGCTCGCCGCCCGCGGCGGCCTCCTCGTCGTCGACGAGGCCTTCATGGACGTGGTCCGCCCCGCCGCGAGCCTCCTGCCCGGGCGGCCCGCCAACGCCCTCGTGCTGCGCTCTTTCGGCAAGGCCTACGGGCTCGCCGGCGTCCGGCTCGGCTTTGCGCTCGGCCCGGACGCCCTGGTCGAGGGGCTGCGCGCCGCCCTCGGCCCCTGGGCGGTGCCGGGACCCGCCATCGCGGTCGGCCGGGCCGCCCTGTCGGATTCGGCCTGGCTCGAGGCCGCCGTCTCCCGGCTCGCCCGGGATGCCGCGCGCCTGGACGCCCTGCTCGGCCCGGCAGGCTTCGAGGTCGTCGGCGGCTCCGCGCTCTACCGCCTGGCCCGCAGCCCGGATGCGCCCGCGCTGCGCGTGCGGCTCGGCGGCGCCGGCATCCTGGTCCGGCGCTTCGAGGACCCGTCCCTGCTGCGCTTCGGCATGCCGGGCGACGAGTCCGCCTGGACGCGCCTCGCCGCGGCGCTGAAAGGACCGCCAAGGACTGAAATTTCTTAA
- a CDS encoding trimeric intracellular cation channel family protein → MALDLPTLDVPLFQLADYAGVALFAATGALAAARLRHDIVTFGVFAAVTGVGGGTLRDLLLGVPVFWVGDSGYLAVSLLAALAVWLTGTGPAWRLTALLWLDAVGLAAYAVMGAAKATAAGAAPLVALTMGVMTATFGGIVRDVIAGEPSILLTREIYATAALTGAATYVGLGLAGVPSPVPALAGAALAFAVRAGALAFGWTLPGFGGGNRTEG, encoded by the coding sequence ATGGCGCTCGACCTCCCGACCCTCGACGTCCCGCTCTTCCAGCTCGCCGACTATGCCGGCGTGGCGCTCTTCGCCGCCACGGGCGCGCTCGCGGCCGCCCGGTTGCGGCACGACATCGTCACCTTCGGGGTCTTCGCCGCGGTCACGGGGGTGGGCGGAGGCACGCTGCGCGACCTGCTCCTCGGCGTCCCGGTGTTCTGGGTCGGCGATTCGGGCTATCTCGCGGTCTCGCTTCTGGCGGCGCTGGCGGTGTGGCTGACCGGGACGGGGCCGGCCTGGCGGCTCACCGCGCTCCTCTGGCTCGACGCGGTCGGGCTCGCGGCCTACGCCGTGATGGGCGCCGCGAAAGCGACCGCGGCCGGCGCCGCCCCGCTGGTCGCCCTGACCATGGGGGTGATGACGGCGACCTTCGGGGGGATCGTGCGCGACGTGATCGCGGGCGAGCCGTCGATCCTGCTGACGCGCGAGATCTATGCCACCGCGGCCCTGACGGGGGCCGCCACCTACGTGGGCCTCGGTCTCGCCGGCGTGCCCTCGCCGGTGCCGGCGCTCGCGGGGGCGGCGTTGGCCTTCGCGGTCAGGGCGGGGGCGCTGGCGTTCGGCTGGACGCTCCCGGGATTCGGCGGGGGGAACCGGACGGAAGGCTGA
- a CDS encoding HAMP domain-containing sensor histidine kinase: MTRGSLRLRLILSAAVSTVIAVAAAGVALVVLAERHVERRLVQEVTAHLDQLTALLRVGESGPIVIDDLADPRFTRPLSGLYWQIVENGEAKARSRSLWDQVLPIPPENQPQNVPMTVDGPGDQVLLGLERRVSMAAEAGSDLRHFRLFVAEDKSEIDGLVRTFALEASAFLFALIAFLTLAGWLTITIGLKPLEGLRDLVLEVRGGRARRLDGDFPDEVAPLVGELNGLIAAQEQALERARARAGDLAHGLKTPLAVLATESRSLRERGEMGSAEAIDAEITGMSRFVERELARSRAAALPYLQRLDLSRALDRMVGAMQRLPRGDEIDWLVEVPPGLSVAVHAEDANEILGNLLDNARKWAKSRIEVTAGLAGDKVRLVVADDGPGVPEERRESVLMRGIRLDESVQGSGLGLSIVDDLVVSYGGRLTLSETAGGGLTAEVLLPRGEASPAH, encoded by the coding sequence TTGACGCGCGGGTCGCTCCGTCTTCGCCTCATCCTGTCGGCGGCAGTCTCGACGGTCATCGCCGTCGCGGCGGCCGGGGTGGCGCTCGTGGTCCTGGCCGAGCGGCACGTCGAGCGCCGGCTGGTCCAGGAAGTCACGGCGCATCTCGACCAGCTCACGGCCCTGCTCCGGGTCGGCGAGAGCGGTCCGATCGTGATCGACGACCTCGCCGACCCGCGCTTCACCCGCCCGCTCTCCGGCCTCTACTGGCAGATCGTCGAGAACGGCGAGGCGAAGGCGCGGTCGCGGTCGCTGTGGGACCAGGTCCTGCCGATCCCGCCGGAGAACCAGCCGCAGAACGTGCCGATGACGGTCGACGGGCCCGGCGACCAGGTCCTGCTCGGGCTGGAGCGGCGGGTCTCGATGGCGGCGGAGGCGGGCTCGGACCTGCGCCATTTTCGCCTGTTCGTGGCGGAGGACAAGTCGGAGATCGACGGGCTGGTCCGGACCTTCGCGCTGGAGGCGTCGGCCTTCCTGTTCGCCCTCATCGCCTTCCTGACTCTTGCCGGGTGGCTGACCATCACGATCGGGCTGAAGCCCCTGGAAGGCCTGCGCGATCTCGTCCTGGAGGTCCGCGGCGGCCGGGCCCGGCGGCTCGACGGCGACTTCCCGGACGAAGTGGCGCCGCTGGTCGGCGAACTCAACGGCCTGATCGCCGCGCAGGAGCAGGCGCTCGAGCGGGCGCGGGCGCGGGCCGGCGATCTGGCCCACGGCCTGAAGACCCCGCTCGCCGTGCTGGCGACCGAGTCGCGGTCCTTGCGCGAGCGCGGCGAGATGGGCTCGGCCGAGGCGATCGACGCGGAGATCACCGGCATGTCGCGCTTCGTCGAGCGCGAGCTCGCCCGGTCGCGCGCGGCCGCCCTGCCCTACCTGCAGCGGCTCGACCTGTCGCGCGCCCTCGACCGGATGGTGGGCGCCATGCAGCGGCTGCCGCGCGGCGACGAGATCGACTGGCTCGTCGAGGTCCCGCCCGGCCTGAGCGTGGCGGTCCACGCGGAGGACGCCAACGAGATCCTCGGCAATCTCCTCGACAACGCGCGCAAGTGGGCGAAGTCTCGCATCGAGGTCACGGCCGGGCTCGCCGGCGACAAGGTCCGGCTGGTCGTGGCCGACGACGGGCCCGGGGTGCCGGAGGAGCGGCGCGAGAGCGTGCTCATGCGCGGCATCCGGCTCGACGAATCGGTGCAGGGCTCGGGGCTCGGCCTCTCCATCGTGGACGACCTGGTGGTCAGCTACGGCGGGCGGCTCACCTTGTCGGAGACGGCCGGGGGCGGGCTCACGGCGGAGGTCCTGCTGCCCCGCGGCGAGGCCTCGCCGGCGCATTGA
- a CDS encoding response regulator transcription factor: MRVLVVEDEDRIRRDLAVQLKNAGYVVEEAADGETAWFRGDTEDFDAIVLDLGLPKLDGLQVLKRWRESGRDVPILILTARGSWTDRVEGIDAGADDYLVKPFRMEEVVARVRALIRRSAGRASPVLSARGITLDTRRARASVDGQAVPLSPLEFRLLSYLLHHRGRVVSRAELVEHIYHEDVEPDSNALEVLVGRVRRKVGSDVIETRRGHGYLVSSD; the protein is encoded by the coding sequence ATGCGGGTACTGGTGGTGGAAGACGAAGACAGGATCCGTCGGGACCTGGCCGTGCAACTCAAGAATGCCGGCTACGTCGTCGAAGAGGCGGCGGACGGCGAGACCGCATGGTTCCGCGGCGACACGGAGGACTTCGACGCCATCGTGCTCGACCTCGGGCTGCCGAAGCTCGACGGGCTGCAGGTCCTCAAGCGCTGGCGGGAGAGCGGGCGCGACGTCCCGATCCTGATCCTGACGGCGCGCGGCAGCTGGACCGACCGGGTCGAAGGCATCGACGCGGGAGCAGACGACTACCTGGTCAAGCCGTTCCGGATGGAAGAGGTCGTGGCCCGGGTGCGGGCGCTGATCCGCCGATCGGCGGGCCGGGCGAGCCCGGTCCTCTCGGCGCGCGGCATCACGCTCGACACCCGGCGGGCGCGCGCGTCCGTGGACGGCCAAGCGGTGCCGCTGTCGCCCCTGGAGTTCCGGCTCCTCTCCTACCTGCTCCATCATCGCGGACGGGTGGTCAGCCGGGCCGAACTGGTCGAGCACATCTACCATGAGGACGTCGAGCCGGATTCCAACGCTCTCGAGGTGCTGGTCGGCCGCGTCCGCCGCAAGGTGGGCTCGGACGTGATCGAGACCCGGCGGGGACACGGCTATCTCGTCTCCTCGGACTGA
- a CDS encoding PepSY domain-containing protein yields the protein MRPDPRSLLCAAALLAAVVPAAAQSAVADHEAALAALARGEVKPLDEILATVKIGTDAFIGIGFDRADGRWVYAMTLLTESGRYRVVTVDAATAEVLNEELK from the coding sequence ATGCGCCCCGACCCGCGGTCCCTCCTCTGCGCGGCGGCCCTCCTCGCCGCCGTCGTACCCGCCGCCGCACAGAGCGCGGTGGCCGACCACGAAGCCGCACTCGCGGCACTCGCCCGCGGCGAGGTCAAGCCACTGGACGAAATCCTGGCCACGGTCAAAATCGGCACCGATGCGTTCATCGGGATCGGATTCGACCGGGCCGACGGACGGTGGGTCTACGCCATGACACTTCTGACCGAGAGCGGGCGCTATCGGGTGGTCACGGTCGACGCCGCCACGGCTGAGGTTCTGAACGAAGAGCTGAAGTGA
- a CDS encoding phosphoribosylanthranilate isomerase: protein MSLLVKICGLKTPETVAAALEAGADMVGFVFFPRSPRNVSLTEAALLAEPVRGRAGIVALTVDATDDDLAAIVDVLRPDLLQLHGAETPKRAAAVRARFGVPVMKAVRIAEAADLAPVAAFAPHVDRFLFDAKPPPALAGALPGGNGLAFDWRLVRDLDPGRPYMLSGGLDPANVARAIAVTRTPAVDVSSGVESAPGVKDPDRIRAFLREARAGAAGAAGEAAA from the coding sequence ATGAGCCTCCTGGTCAAGATCTGCGGACTGAAGACGCCCGAGACCGTGGCCGCCGCCCTCGAGGCCGGCGCCGACATGGTCGGCTTCGTCTTCTTCCCGCGCAGCCCCCGCAACGTCTCGCTGACCGAGGCCGCCCTGCTGGCGGAGCCGGTGCGCGGCCGTGCCGGCATTGTGGCGCTGACCGTGGACGCGACCGACGACGATCTCGCCGCCATCGTCGACGTCCTCCGGCCCGACCTCCTGCAGTTGCACGGCGCCGAGACCCCGAAGCGGGCCGCCGCCGTCCGGGCCCGCTTCGGCGTGCCGGTCATGAAGGCCGTCCGGATCGCCGAGGCCGCCGACCTCGCCCCGGTGGCGGCCTTCGCGCCGCATGTCGACCGCTTCCTCTTCGACGCCAAGCCGCCGCCCGCGCTGGCGGGCGCGCTCCCGGGCGGCAACGGCCTCGCCTTCGACTGGCGCCTCGTCCGCGATCTTGACCCCGGCCGGCCCTATATGCTTTCCGGGGGCCTGGACCCCGCGAACGTCGCCCGCGCGATCGCGGTGACCCGGACCCCGGCCGTCGACGTATCATCGGGCGTGGAGAGCGCGCCGGGCGTCAAGGACCCCGACCGGATCCGCGCCTTCCTGCGCGAGGCGCGCGCCGGCGCGGCCGGTGCGGCCGGCGAAGCCGCCGCGTGA
- the trpB gene encoding tryptophan synthase subunit beta, translating into MTIAPNTFRAGPDERGFFGLYGGRFVAETLMPLILELEKAYEEARNDPAFQAELKHLGTHYTGRPSPLYFAERLTAHFGGAKIYFKRDELNHTGSHKINNCLGQILLARRMGKTRIIAETGAGQHGVASATVSARFGYPCIVYMGATDVERQAPNVFRMKLLGATVNPVTSGAGTLKDAMNEALRDWVTNVEDTYYIIGTAAGPHPYPAMVRDFQSVIGNEAKEQMLGMEGRLPDALVAAVGGGSNAIGLFHPFLDDKDVAIYGVEAGGHGMDVENGHAASMNGGRPGVLHGNRTYLLQDGDGQILEGHSISAGLDYPGVGPEHSWLRDTGRVTYVPATDKEALEAFQLCTRLEGIIPALEPSHALAHVAKLAPTMHKDQIILMNLCGRGDKDVFTVAKHLGGM; encoded by the coding sequence GTGACCATCGCCCCGAACACCTTCCGCGCCGGCCCCGACGAGCGCGGCTTCTTCGGCCTCTACGGCGGCCGCTTCGTCGCCGAGACGCTGATGCCGCTGATCCTGGAGCTGGAGAAGGCCTACGAGGAGGCCCGCAACGACCCGGCCTTCCAGGCCGAGCTGAAGCACCTCGGCACCCACTACACCGGCCGCCCGAGCCCGCTCTACTTCGCCGAGCGGCTGACCGCGCATTTCGGCGGCGCCAAGATCTACTTCAAGCGCGACGAGCTGAACCACACCGGCAGCCACAAGATCAACAACTGCCTCGGCCAGATCCTGCTCGCCCGCCGCATGGGCAAGACCCGCATCATCGCCGAGACCGGCGCCGGCCAGCACGGCGTCGCCTCGGCCACCGTCTCGGCCCGCTTCGGCTATCCCTGCATCGTCTACATGGGCGCCACCGACGTCGAGCGCCAGGCGCCGAACGTCTTCCGCATGAAGCTGCTCGGCGCCACCGTGAACCCGGTCACCTCCGGCGCCGGCACCCTCAAGGACGCCATGAACGAGGCGCTCCGCGACTGGGTCACCAACGTCGAGGACACCTACTACATCATCGGCACGGCGGCCGGCCCGCACCCCTATCCGGCGATGGTGCGCGACTTCCAGTCGGTCATCGGCAACGAGGCCAAGGAGCAGATGCTGGGAATGGAGGGCCGCCTGCCCGACGCGCTCGTCGCGGCCGTCGGCGGCGGCTCCAACGCCATCGGCCTGTTCCATCCGTTCCTTGACGACAAGGACGTCGCCATCTACGGCGTCGAAGCCGGCGGCCACGGCATGGACGTGGAGAACGGCCATGCCGCCTCGATGAACGGCGGCCGCCCCGGCGTTCTGCACGGCAACCGCACCTACCTCTTGCAGGACGGCGACGGCCAGATCCTCGAGGGCCACTCGATCTCCGCCGGGCTCGACTACCCCGGCGTCGGCCCCGAGCACTCCTGGCTGCGCGACACCGGGCGCGTCACCTATGTGCCGGCGACCGACAAGGAGGCCCTCGAGGCCTTCCAGCTCTGCACCCGCCTCGAGGGCATCATCCCGGCGCTCGAGCCGAGCCACGCCCTCGCCCACGTCGCCAAGCTCGCCCCCACCATGCACAAGGACCAGATCATCCTCATGAACCTCTGCGGCCGCGGCGACAAGGACGTCTTCACCGTGGCGAAGCACCTGGGCGGGATGTGA